Genomic segment of Streptococcus pneumoniae:
AAATTTAAGATATCCAATTTATTTTGTGGTACAATAGAGAAAGTGAATGATAAAAAGGAGTAATACCCAATGAAGAAAAAATTTTTAGCGGGAGCGGTGACTCTCTTGTCAGTATTGACCCTAGCCGCTTGTTCCCAATCAACCAATAAAGATACAGATATCGTCACTATGAAAGGCGATACCATTACTGTTAGCGAATTTTATGAGCAAGTCAAAAACAATACCGCTGCGCAACAAGTTCTTTTGAACATGACTATTCAAGATGTGTTTGAAAAGAAATATGGTGACAAGGTTTCTGAAAAAGAAGTCAAAGAAGCCTTTGAAGAAAATAAAAAATCTTACGGTGCAGCCTTCCCGCAAATCCTTGCTCAAGCTGGTTTGACAGAAGAAAGCTACCACGCGCAAATCCGCACAAGTAAATTGGTTGAATACGCTGTAAAAAAAGCCGCTGAAAAAGAAATCAATGATGATGCTTATAAGGCGGCCTACGATGCTTATACGCCAGAAGTGACTGCTCAAGTGATTAAGCTAGATAGCGAAGACAAGGCAAAAGAAGTCTTGGAAAAAGCAAAAGCAGAAGGCGCAGATTTTGGACAAATTGCCAAAGAAAACTCGACTGATGCTGCAACGAAGGAAAAAGGTGGCGAAATTAAGTTTGACTCAGGCTCTACAACATTGCCAGATGATGTGAAAAAAGCAGCCTTTGCCCTTGAGCCAAACGGCATCTCTGAAGTGATTACAGCGAAAGCTTCTGCTTATACAAATAGCTACTACATCATCAAGCTAAATAGCAAGTCAGAGAAGAAAGAGAAGTGGGAAGATTACAAGGATCGCTTGAAAGAAATCATCCTCACTCAAAAACAAAATGATGCGAGCTTTATTCAAAAGATTGTGGCAGAAGAGTTGAAGGCTGCTAATTTGAAAGTGAAAGATGCAGCCTTCCAAAATGTCTTTGCCCAATACATGAATGCAGGGGCAGACACATCAAGCTCTAGTGAAGCATCTAGCGAATCTTCTTCAAAATAAGTTGACGAATCGCCCAAAAGCAAGTATAATAAACCTATTGAGAATGGATAGGCTAGTCTTTTAGTCCAGAGAAATGGCGGTGCTGCGAGCCATCTAAAAGTGCCTATCTTGCTACTCGAGAGGAAAATTTCATACAAGTCTGTGATTAGCAGGCAAATCGAGAATGACAAGTTCATTGAATGAAGGTGGTACCGCGGTTTTTCGCCCTTCGTCTTTGTTCTTGTCTTTTTTTGGAGGTAGATATGAAGCAGTTCTATATCAAGCAAAAGCTCTGGTCACTCGGTGGGAAGTTCACCATCAAAGACGAGTATGATCAGGTTTGTTACCAAGTAGAAGGAAGCTTGTTCAAATGGATGAAGTCTTTCAAGATTTTGGATCTGCAAGGACAACTGGTCAGTACCATTCAGCGGAAATTTACTTGGTTTCTCCCTCGATTTGAAGTGGAGGTGAAAGGACAGACTCGCTTTGTTATCCAAAAAAAGCTGAGCTGGCTCAAACCTCGCTATGAAATCGAAAATCTAGGCTTGGAAGTTCTTGGAAATATCTGGGATATGAAATTTGACCTCATCGAGAGTAGCCGTGTCGTGGCTCATATTGACCAAGAGTGGTTTCGCATGACTTCTACTTATGATGTTGCCGTCTATGACGAGGACTACTGCGATATGGCTATTGCTCTTGTCATTGCCATTGACTATGTCAAGGCTATGCGAGAGGCTTCTACAACCTCATAATGAGAAAGGAAAAAGAAAAGAAATGAAACAATTAACAAGTGCTCAAATTCGCCAAATGTGGCTTGATTTCTGGGCTGCAAAAGGACACAGTGTTGAACCGTCTGTCAGTCTTGTCCCTGTCAATGATCCAACTCTTTTGTGGATCAACTCTGGGGTGGCAACCTTGAAGAAATACTTTGATGGAACTATCATTCCAGACAATCCTCGGATTACCAATGCCCAAAAGGCTATTCGGACCAACGATATTGAAAATGTCGGAAAAACAGCTCGCCACCATACTATGTTTGAAATGCTTGGAAACTTCTCTATCGGGGATTATTTCCGTGATGAGGCGATTACATGGGCTTATGAGCTTTTGACAAATCCAGAGTGGTTTGCTTTTCCAAAAGACAAGCTCTATATGACCTATTATCCAGAGGATAAGGATTCTTACAACCGCTGGATTGCAGTAGGGGTGGATCCAAGCCACTTGATTCCGATTGAGGATAATTTCTGGGAGATTGGTGCTGGACCTTCTGGTCCTGATACGGAAATTTTCTTTGACCGTGGAGAAGCCTTTGACCCTGAAAATATCGGACTTCGCCTTTTGGCTGAAGACATTGAAAATGACCGCTACATCGAGATTTGGAATATCGTTTTGTCGCAATTCAATGCAGATCCAGCCATTCCACGTTCTGAGTACAAGGAATTGCCAAATAAAAATATTGATACGGGCGCTGGTTTGGAGCGTTTGGCAGCTATTTTCCAAGGGGCTAAAACCAACTTTGAAACCGATTTGTTCTTACCTATCATTCGTGAGGTTGAAAAATATTCTGGCAAAACCTACGATCCAGATGGGGATAACATGAGCTTTAAGGTCATTGCAGACCACATTCGCTCGCTCAGCTTTGCCATTGGTGATGGAGCTCTTCCTGGAAATGAAGGTCGTGGTTATGTCCTTCGTCGCTTGCTTCGTCGTGCCTCTATGCATGGACAAAAATTAGGCATCAACGAGCCATTCCTTTATAAGCTCGTTCCAACTGTGGGTAAAATCATGGAAAGTTATTACCCAGAAGTGCTTGAGAAGAAAGCCTTTATTGAGAAAATTATCAAGAGCGAGGAAGAATCTTTCGCACGGACTCTTCATTCAGGTCAGCATTTTGCCCAAGACATCGTAGAAAAGATGAAGGCAGCTGGTCAAACAACGATGTCTGGTCAAGATGTCTTTAAACTCTATGACACTTATGGTTTCCCAGTGGAATTGACGGAAGAAATTGCAGAAGAAGCTGGTGTGAGCGTAGACCGTGCAGGCTTTGAGGCAGCTATGAAAGAGCAACAAGAGCGTGCGCGTGCAAGTGCTGTAAAAGGCGGCTCTATGGGCATGCAAAATGAAACGCTTCAAGCCATTACAGCAGAAAGTCGCTTTAACTATGATACGACAGAATTGACAGCTCAGCTTGTGGCAGCTGTTGCAGACAATGAAGCCGTAGAAACACTAGCGAGTGGTCAAGAGGCTTATCTCGTCTTTGATGAGACACCATTTTATGCGGAAATGGGTGGACAAGTGGCAGACCACGGAGAAATCCGTGATGCAAATGGTCAAGTCTTGGCGCGCGTGGTAGATGTGCAAAAAGCGCCAAATGGACAGCCACTCCATAAGGTAGAAGTCTTGGCTCCACTTTCCTTGAGTGAATCTTATGTGTTAGCGATTGATACCAAACGCCGTCATCGTGTAATGAAAAACCACACAGCCACTCATCTTCTCCATGCAGCTCTTCACAATATTCTTGGCTCGCATGCGACTCAAGCAGGTTCATTAAACGAAGAAGCCTTCCTTCGCTTTGACTTCACGCATTTTGAAGCGGTGAAAGCTGACGAATTGCGAGCGATTGAAAATCAAGTCAATGAGAAAATCTGGGAAGCTCTTCCTGTTGAAACAGTAGAAACCGATATTGATACTGCTAAAGAAATGGGTGCCATGGCGCTCTTTGGTGAAAAATACGGCAAGGAAGTCCGTGTCGTGACTATCGGTGATTACTCAGTGGAACTCTGCGGAGGAACTCATGTTGGCAATACCGCTGAAATCGGAATTTTCAAGATTGTCAAAGAAGAAGGAATCGGCTCAGGAACTCGCCGTATCCTTGCTGTTACAAGTAAAGAGGCCTTTCTTGCCTATCGTGAGGAAGAAGAAGCCCTTAAAGCGATTGCAGCGACTCTGAAAGCTCCGCAGTTGAAAGAAGTACCAGCCAAGGTAGAAAGCTTGCAAGAGCAATTACGTGAATTGCAAAAAGAAAATGCAGCTCTTAAAGAAAAAGCCGCAGCTGCAGCCGCTGGTGATGTCTTTAAAGACGTACAAGAAGCAAATGGTATGCGCTACATTGCTAGTCAAGTATCGGTGTCAGATGCTGGCGGACTTCGTACCTTTGCGGATACTTGGAAGCAAGGGGATTATTCTGATATCCTTGTCCTTGTCGCAGCTATCGGTGAGAAGGTCAATGTTCTTGTAGCTAGCAAGACCAAGGACGTTCATGCAGGTAATCTCATTAAAGAACTCGCGCCAATCGTTGCAGGTCGTGGTGGTGGTAAACCAGACATGGCGATGGCAGGTGGAAGTGATGTGTCGGGAGTGGAGAAACTCCTTGCAAATGTCGGAAGTCATTTGTAAGTGCTAAAACCTTGATACAGCAAGGTTCTATACTAGACTAACTCTGTGAGAGTGAGACAAGAGGGTGACTTGTCTCACTCTTTTTTATAGTCATGTAGTTTTCATGTATGACACCGTTAACTCGTCCTAGTCCAGTGGACTGTTGAAGGTTGTATAACATAATCCTCAGCTAACCTAAGTTATGCCTGCGACTCGTTGCCTTGTACTAAATCAAAACTAAATAACTATACTAGCTCAAGACTAAACAAGTATAGTATAGATATTTTTTGTTATCTCGAACAGGACATTTTTGTCAGTTTATCCTAAAAATCTTTTGATAGATAGGGTTTATTGACAAGGAAATTAGCTATTCTGACTAAGATGATAAACTTTTTGACAAAAATCATGATTATTTTGACAAAGATAGTTGTCGAAATAAAAAAGATGTGTTACAATAAAATCAAGTTAAGGAGGAAGACGATATGAAACTGAAAATCGTACAGGTGTTTCTGACAAGTTTTTTCTTTGGATTTGTTGGGATAGCAATCTTGATTCTCCTCATCAAGAGCCTATATACAGGATTTGGGAGAGAAGATAGTTATTTTCAAGTAGCATTGATGGCTTTAGGATTTTATTTTTACCCAAAAATGAAAACGCTTTTAAAGGAAGGAGTCGATATGCATGATTCTAAAAAATAGGCTCAAGGAACTACGAGCTAGAGATGGTCTCAATCAAACAGCCCTAGCCAAGGCCGCAGAAGTCTCAAGACAAACAATTAGCTTGATTGAGCGTGGTGAATACACCCCCTCAGTTATCATTGCCCTTAAAATCGCCCAGATTTTTAATGAACCCTTGGAGCAAGTCTTTCGCCTAGAGGAGGAAGAATAAAGCAGTTTTCTTCTTAGTGGCAGCACATTTTTAGAAAGAGGAGAGAGTATGGAACGAGTGATTCGTGTGATGAGTCATCTATTATTGATGAGCTACGTCTTAGTTGTCATTTTATCGGATATGAAAGTGATCCGTTTTCAGCCACCGTTTGATATTCCAATAGTTTTAATGGTTTATCTAGCTGTTAGCACTTTGCTTGATGAGCCGAAAAGCGATGAGCT
This window contains:
- the alaS gene encoding alanine--tRNA ligase; translation: MKQLTSAQIRQMWLDFWAAKGHSVEPSVSLVPVNDPTLLWINSGVATLKKYFDGTIIPDNPRITNAQKAIRTNDIENVGKTARHHTMFEMLGNFSIGDYFRDEAITWAYELLTNPEWFAFPKDKLYMTYYPEDKDSYNRWIAVGVDPSHLIPIEDNFWEIGAGPSGPDTEIFFDRGEAFDPENIGLRLLAEDIENDRYIEIWNIVLSQFNADPAIPRSEYKELPNKNIDTGAGLERLAAIFQGAKTNFETDLFLPIIREVEKYSGKTYDPDGDNMSFKVIADHIRSLSFAIGDGALPGNEGRGYVLRRLLRRASMHGQKLGINEPFLYKLVPTVGKIMESYYPEVLEKKAFIEKIIKSEEESFARTLHSGQHFAQDIVEKMKAAGQTTMSGQDVFKLYDTYGFPVELTEEIAEEAGVSVDRAGFEAAMKEQQERARASAVKGGSMGMQNETLQAITAESRFNYDTTELTAQLVAAVADNEAVETLASGQEAYLVFDETPFYAEMGGQVADHGEIRDANGQVLARVVDVQKAPNGQPLHKVEVLAPLSLSESYVLAIDTKRRHRVMKNHTATHLLHAALHNILGSHATQAGSLNEEAFLRFDFTHFEAVKADELRAIENQVNEKIWEALPVETVETDIDTAKEMGAMALFGEKYGKEVRVVTIGDYSVELCGGTHVGNTAEIGIFKIVKEEGIGSGTRRILAVTSKEAFLAYREEEEALKAIAATLKAPQLKEVPAKVESLQEQLRELQKENAALKEKAAAAAAGDVFKDVQEANGMRYIASQVSVSDAGGLRTFADTWKQGDYSDILVLVAAIGEKVNVLVASKTKDVHAGNLIKELAPIVAGRGGGKPDMAMAGGSDVSGVEKLLANVGSHL
- a CDS encoding LURP-one-related family protein; protein product: MKQFYIKQKLWSLGGKFTIKDEYDQVCYQVEGSLFKWMKSFKILDLQGQLVSTIQRKFTWFLPRFEVEVKGQTRFVIQKKLSWLKPRYEIENLGLEVLGNIWDMKFDLIESSRVVAHIDQEWFRMTSTYDVAVYDEDYCDMAIALVIAIDYVKAMREASTTS
- the prsA gene encoding peptidylprolyl isomerase PrsA, with product MKKKFLAGAVTLLSVLTLAACSQSTNKDTDIVTMKGDTITVSEFYEQVKNNTAAQQVLLNMTIQDVFEKKYGDKVSEKEVKEAFEENKKSYGAAFPQILAQAGLTEESYHAQIRTSKLVEYAVKKAAEKEINDDAYKAAYDAYTPEVTAQVIKLDSEDKAKEVLEKAKAEGADFGQIAKENSTDAATKEKGGEIKFDSGSTTLPDDVKKAAFALEPNGISEVITAKASAYTNSYYIIKLNSKSEKKEKWEDYKDRLKEIILTQKQNDASFIQKIVAEELKAANLKVKDAAFQNVFAQYMNAGADTSSSSEASSESSSK
- a CDS encoding helix-turn-helix transcriptional regulator, translating into MILKNRLKELRARDGLNQTALAKAAEVSRQTISLIERGEYTPSVIIALKIAQIFNEPLEQVFRLEEEE